The Lactuca sativa cultivar Salinas chromosome 2, Lsat_Salinas_v11, whole genome shotgun sequence genome includes a window with the following:
- the LOC111916232 gene encoding auxin-responsive protein SAUR50, with product MLRGEILKAWLKRCGKMNNEVLPSDAECDKCWQWAFRWSSSFMHGGKEEACIPRDVPKGHLVVYVGESQRRFVIKVKLLKHPLFGALLDQAREEYEFTADSRLYIPCNEEIFLGVVRCAMTPRDRRIMFCF from the coding sequence atgctgagaggaGAGATTCTGAAAGCATGGCTAAAGAGATGTGGAAAGATGAATAATGAAGTTTTACCTTCTGACGCAGAGTGTGATAAGTGCTGGCAATGGGCATTCAGGTGGTCGTCATCTTTCATGCATGGAGGAAAGGAGGAAGCATGTATTCCTAGAGATGTCCCAAAGGGTCATTTGGTGGTATATGTAGGTGAAAGCCAGAGGAGGTTTGTGATCAAGGTGAAGTTACTAAAACACCCTCTATTCGGTGCGTTGCTGGATCAAGCTCGAGAAGAGTACGAGTTTACAGCTGATTCCAGACTTTATATACCCTGCAATGAGGAGATCTTTCTTGGTGTAGTTCGGTGTGCCATGACCCCACGGGATCGAagaatcatgttttgtttttga